The segment AAACAAGCACATCACTGAGGGAAAGAGGAGATAGGAGGACGAGCACACAGGTCAACTCTTCTAATGCAAGGTCATAATCTTCAAGTCACAGGGTCATGCAGTTTCTCTGTCCAATCAGGTCTGGTTGTCATGCACTGAGGGGAGGGTCAGACTAAGGGACAACCAATGAGGAGGTAAAGACAGAGCTGGGCTTAGAAACCTGACCAATAGGCTCAGACACCACATGCCCAAACCATAAGTCCTTTTCTCACAACAAACAGCTGAACATTCAGACAGACTGGGCCACAAGGTGAACAGACAGACTGATCTGTTCCAATCAGTCTTGACAAGGTGTTCTTCAGTTGTCCCATGCAAACAGAAGTCTTTGCATTTTAGTAGGGTAGTAATGACAGAAAGCCTTCCATAGACTAGATGGGTCCGGTTGAAGACAAAAGGCCTTGCTCAAAGACATGCAATAAGTGTTTGCATCGCATCAACACAAACCAAGAGGAACAAAAAGGAGAACCACGGGATGGTGGTGTGGTACTCCACCCCAACACATCAACTTAGAACACAACAGACAGCCATACAGAGGGAAACGTGTGGTGAGGTACTTccattcagtcaattcaggaataTATTCACACATTTCAATTTCTCCTCATCTCCCAAATTGACTTGCATTGAAATGGAACTGAACCCAACATTGTGTGCTAACATCCATTCATTCTCTGTGGAATGGGAGAGCTGGGAAGCTGGCGTGAACTACAGAGAActgaggggaggggtgtgtggtgggGTACGGCACAGTGTCTGGTCTGAGATGGTACTCACCCCGTCGGCATCGGGCAAAGGCTGTCCGTTGATGCCCAGGCTGCGGAAGGGGGAGTGAGTGGACAAGCGCTTGTCCCATTCGCTGGGCCCCCGGGACTCTGGGACAGACGCCATGAAGTTCCTCTTCAGCTCACTGATACTAGTATGATGCCTGATGAGATCCTCCTGGGGATTATCAAAgtcctggagagagggagggagaagtgaagagggagggtgggagagaggtagggagagaggagagagagggaggaaggagaggggggtgggagagagggaggaaggagaggggggtgggagagaagagagaaggagaagagagagaggtagagtgagagagagatttagagtgagagaggtagagtgagagagagaggtagagtgagagagagaggtagagtgagagagagaggtagagagagagagaggtagagtgagaggtagagagaggtagagaggtaaagtgagagagagaggtagagtgagagaaagaggcagagtgagagaaagaggtagagtgagagagagagaggtagagtgagagagagagaggtagagtgagagaaagagaggtagagagagagagaggtagagagagagagaggtagagagagagagaggtagagagagagagaggtagagagaggtagagtgtgagagaaagaggtagagtgagagaaagaggtagagtgagagaaagaggtagagtgagagaaagaggtagagtgagagaaagaggtagagtgagagagagaggtagagtgagagaaagaggcagagtgagagaaagaggtcgagtgagcgagagagagagaggtagagtgagagagagagagaggtagagtgaggtagagagagagaggtagagagagagagaggtagagagagagagaggtagagagaggtagagtgagagaggtagagtgagagaaagaggtagagtgagagaaagaggtagagtgagagaaagaggtagagtgagcgagagaggtagagagagagagagaggtagagagaggtagagtgagagagagagatagagtgagagagagaagtagagtgagagagagaggtagagagaggtagagagaggtagagtgagagagagaggtagagtgagagagagaagtagagtgagagagagagaggtagagagaggtagagtgagagagaggtagagtgagagagagaagtagagtgagagagagaggtagaaagaggtataaagaggtagagagaggtagagtgagagagagaggtagagtgagagagagaggtagagtgaggtagaaagaggtagagagaggtagagagaggtagagtgagagagagaggtagagagagagagagaggtagagagagagagagagaggtagagtgagagagagaggtagagtgaggtagaaagaggtagagagaggtagaaagaggtagagtgagagagagaggtagagagaggtagaaaggtaAAGTGGAAAATGACAAACATTTAGTTTGGAAAATAGGTGTGGAGAAGAGGAGTGGCAGAGTAGATGTGTagaaggtggagagagaaaacaggTGTGTCAGAAACAATGTCACTCATGTGAACATGTTTATAAACAATGTCAACCAAGCAGCAGGTTACTTTgctgttctatttgactcaaagCTACAGCGCTAAAGCAGGCCGGAACTCAGAACATCAGATCGATTCTAAATCAAATGGATTCTCTGAGCTCTCATTGATAAATCAACCTGTTCAATTAGTGAGCAGCACTACATAGAATCTGATCAGGTTACAAATCACAGCGGATGAGAGCGAGGTGATGTTAGCACACATGACTTTTGGTCACAGACGCAGGTCGTCACTATGCAGCGACAGCAGCATGGCATCCTGTTTCTATGGCTGGATGAATCTTATGGTGATGAGAGCAGTGGAGTGTACTCTTAGAAGTCATTTATTCAGAATGACATAAATATATGACTGGGAAGACATCCTAAACTAGATTCAGACAGGGCCACAAATAGTGGACGAGCTGGTGAGTGGAAAGATATGTGATGGCCGAGCAGTGGAGAGGGAAGGTTGGTGGTCGTCTGCCCTATATGGAGAGGGAAGGTTGGTGGTCGTCTGCCCTATATGGAGAGGGAAGGTTGGTGGTCGTCTGCCCCATACGGAGAGGGAAGGTTGGTGGTCGTCTGCCCTATACGGAGAGGGAAGGTTGGTGGTCGTCTGCCCTATACGGAGAGGGAAGGTTGGTGGTCGTCTGCCCCATACGGAGAGGGAAGGTTGGTGGTCGTCTGCCCCATACGGAAAGGGAAGGTTGGTGGTGTCTGCCCCATACGGAAAGGGAAGGTTGGTGGTGTCTGCCCCATACGGAGAGGGAAGGTTGGTGGTCGTCTGCCCCATACGGAGAGGGAAGGTTGGTGGTCGTCTGCCCCATACGGAGAGGGAAGGTTGGTGGTCGTCTGCCCCATACGGAGAGGGAAGGTTGGTGGTCGTCTGCCCCATACGGAGAGGGAAGGTTGGTGGTCGTCTGCCCCATACGGAAAGGGAAGGTTGGTGGTGTCTGCCCCATACGGAAAGGGAAGGTTGGTGGTCGTCTGCCCCATACGGAAAGGGAAGGTTGGTGGTCGTCTGCCCCATACGGAAAGGGAAGGTTGGTGGTGTCTGCCCCATACGGAGAGGGAATGTTGGTGGTCGTCTGCCCTACACGGAGAGGGAAGGTTGGTGGTCGTCTGCCCCATACGGAGAGGGAAGGTTGGTGGTCGTCTGCCCTACACGGAGAGGGAAGGTTGGTGGTCGTCTGCCCCATACGGAGAGGGAAGGTTGGTGGTCGTCTGCCCCATACGGAGAGGGAAGGTTGGTGGTCGTCTGCCCCATACGGAGAGGGAAGGTTGGTGGTCGTCTGCCCTATACGGAGAGGGAAGGTTGGTGGTCGTCTGCCCCATACGGAGAGGGAAGGTTGGTGGTCGTCTGCCCCATACGGAGAGGGAAGGTTGGTGGTCGTCTGCCCCATACGGAGAGGGAAGGTTGGTGGTCGTCTGCCCCATACGGAGAGGGAAGGTTGGTGGTCGTCTGCCCTATACGGAGAGGGAAGGTTGGTGGTCGTCTGCCCCATACGGAGAGGGAAGGTTGGTGGTCGTCTGCCCCATACGGAGAGGGAAGGTTGGTGGTCGTCTGCCCCATACGGAGAGGGAAGGTTGGTGGTCGTCTGCCCCATACGGAGAGGTAAGGTTGGTGGTCGTCTGCCCCATACGGAGAGGGAAGGTTGGTGGTCGTCTGCCCTATACGGAGAGGGAAGGTTGGTGGTCGTCTGCCCCATACGGAGAGGGAAGGTTGGTGGTCGTCTGCCCTATACGGAGAGGGAAGGTTGGTGGTCGTCTGCCCTACACGGAGAGGGAAGGTTGGTGGTCGTCTGCCCCATACGGAGAGGGAAGGTTGGTGGTCGTCTGCCCTATACGGAGAGGGAAGGTTGGTGGTCGTCTGCCCTATACGGAGAGGGAAGGTTGGTGGTCGTCTGCCCTATACGGAGAGGGAAAGTTGGTGGTCGTCTGCCCCATACGGAGAGGGAAGGTTGGTGGTCGTCTGCCCCATACGGAGAGGGAAGGTTGGTGGTCGTCTGCCCCATACGGAGAGGGAAGGTTGGTGGTCGTCTGCCCCATACGGAGAGGGAAGGTTGGTGGTCGTCTGCCCCATACGGAGAGGGAAGGTTGGTGGTCGTCTGCCCCATACGGAGAGGGAAGGTTGGTGGTCGTCTGCCCCATACGGAGAGGGAAGGTTGGTGGTCGTCTGCCCCATACGGAGAGGGAAGGTTGGTGGTCGTCTGCCCCATACGGAGAGGGAAGGTTGGTGGTCGTCTGCCCTACACGGAGAGGGAAGGTTGGTGGTCGTCTGCCCTACACGGAGAGGGAAGGTTGGTGGTCGTCTGCCCTATACGGAGAGGGAAGGTTGGTGGTCGTCTGCCCCATACGGAGAGGGAAGGTTGGTGGTCGTCTGCCCCATACGGAGAGGGAAGGTTGGTGGTCGTCTGCCCCATACGGAGAGGGAAGGTTGGTGGTCGTCTGCCCTATACGGAGAGGGAAGGTTGGTGGTCGTCTGCCCTACACGGAGAGGGAAGGTTGGTGGTCGTCTGCCCTATACGGAGAGGGAAGGTTGGTGGTCGTCTGCCCCATACGGAGAGGGAAGGTTGGTGGTCGTCTGCCCTATACGGAGAGGGAAGGTTGGTGGTCGTCTGCCCCATACGGAGAGGGAAGGTTGGTGGTCGTCTGCCCCATACGGAGAGGGAAGGTTGGTGGTCGTCTGCCCTATACGGAGAGGGAAGGTTGGTGGTCGTCTGCCCCATACGGAGAGGGAAGGTTGGTGGTCGTCTGCCCTATACGGAGAGGGAAGGTTGGTGGTCGTCTGCCCTATACGGAGAGGGAAGGTTGGCTAGGAGACGGAACGACGTCTCAGCTGCATAACGTGGACGATCAGTAACGGTAACTACAAACaccacaagtgaaacactactgGCTCCCTTTCATGGAACGTGTATGGTGTGACGTCTGGGGAGAAGAGACCATTATCCCAATCATATACTTTGTGAGAAGCAATCAGGAGATATCTAGTGCTCAACAACCTTCCCCTGAAACAAGCAGCTAGCTGTGTTAATGTCGCCACACACAAAGCAAATGAGCGGTTACACAGTCAAAATCATCCACTATCAGAAGCAAAGACGCCTATGTAAACACAAGATGTGAATCAGTAATGTCACATGCAAAGCAGCCTGTTGTATTACAGCAGCCAGTAGCCAAACAGCAGGAAAACACAGTGTACAGAGACAGATCTCCAGAAGACGGGGAAACAAACCTCCAACATTAAAAGACTATGTCTGATATAAATTGAGTCACCCTCAGTTCTCTTAGCTCTTTTCTGTGAAGGAACAAAAAAAGAGAAGGGTGTGGGTTACACAGGTTCCACGTGACATCGTGGCAGACGTCACAACGTGGACATGCATTGTTgcattggggggtgggggggttctaGAGGAGTGGGGGTGGTGAGGGGTCTGCATGCAGAGTGGCCTGGAGTTCTGGGGGCCACAAGGGCCCTCGAATCCCAGATGTGCAAAGCAGGGGACCCAAGACAGGGCTATTAGAGTGGGTGTcttgaaggggtggggggacaAAGGTGAAGGGTCAGGCAGGAATACAGTACTCGATAGAAACACTAGTCATCATGAAAACCTAGTCCTGTGTCATGCATGTAAATGCAGCAGCCAATGAGGGATCTTCTTTCAACATTCATTCTTCAAAGGCCTTTTCTTCCTGTCTGGACTGATGTACAAACCAAAAGCATATTTAATGTATCTCATATACATCATCTCAGTCTGTGCACATGACCAATACCAACGCTGTTGTCATAGACAATGTCTGACTTGAACATGAGGTCAACTCAAAGACCGTGTGGTTTGTGAGCAGTATTCAAATGAAAGCAGGAGAATAAAATGAGGAGAGGGTGAAGTTAGTCTTATGGATGGGAGACTTGGCAGTGGTGTAAGTTAGAATGGGAGTGGAGTGACTACAATACTAATATAATGCACAAGCAGGAGTCGGGACAAGGTCAAAGGTCTGACCTTCCTCATTTGCACCGGCTCCTCAGTGTCCGTCTGCTCAGACTGGAGTTACCCCaggcatggaggaggagagaaggcatAATGACATTACAATCCTCCACTAGGAGCCCCGTCCCCGTCCATAGCAGAGCCATCTGAGGAACTTGTGGTCTGAGGTGTGTCTTTGTCACGGTATGTTACACTATCATTACTGTGACCAATGGGGGGGCAAAAATGATGATGCACAGCTATTCTATTTTCTAACTATAGAAAAATCATCATATTATACTTGTCTTGTAAATAATACTATGTGATGAATATAGCAATATCACTGCTGAGACCAGTCTATCTGTAACTTCTATGAccagtgtatctgtgtgtgaaGGGTGAATGATGATGATCCCTGTAAGGCAGGGGATTGTGGGAGTTGTAGTTCCTAGGTGCAGTACCTTGACCTCGGCTGAGCCCTCGTCCACCGCCTCCACAGTGACCTCCAGCTTCCTGTCGTCCTGGCGGGCTGGCAGTCTGATGGGGGTGGAGGTCTGGGGCTGCTGGAGGTCCAGGGGGGCCATAGGAATCCCTGCCTCCATCAGGGCTGCCTGGGAGAAGACTGGGGCGCTGACCGGACGGGCGGCCTTGTGGGTGGCCACCACTggcgggagagagacaggacagagggagTGTTAGTATTTAAATAGTGGGTTGTAtagagggcaggagagagacaggacagagggagTGTTAGTATTTAGATAGTGGGTtgtatagaggacaggagagagacaggacagagggagTGTTAGTATTTAGATAGTTGTTTTGTATACAGGGCAGGAGAGAGACGGTCTGCATGCTTTGAGACCATCAAACCCGGTGTAGTGAGAGATAAACACACTGACAGAGCGCAGAAGAACATCTTGAACATCCACGTACACAAAACAAACTCATAAtcaactccacacacacacacacacacacacacacacacacagaggccagGGCACACACAGACT is part of the Salvelinus fontinalis isolate EN_2023a chromosome 6, ASM2944872v1, whole genome shotgun sequence genome and harbors:
- the LOC129856920 gene encoding uncharacterized protein LOC129856920 — encoded protein: MGQTTTNLPSPYRADDHQPSLSVWGRRPPTLPLRMGQTTTNLPSPYGADDHQPSLSVWGRRPPTFPLRMGQTTTNLPSPYRADDHQPSLSVWGRRPPTFPLRMGQTTTNLPSPYGADDHQPSLSVWGRRPPTFPLRIGQTTTNLPSPYGADDHQPSLSVWGRRPPTFPLRMGQTTTNLPSPCRADDHQPSLSVWGRRPPTFPLRVGQTTTNIPSPYGADTTNLPFPYGADDHQPSLSVWGRRPPTFPFRMGQTPPTFPFRMGQTTTNLPSPYGADDHQPSLSVWGRRPPTFPLRMGQTTTNLPSPYGADDHQPSLSVWGRHHQPSLSVWGRHHQPSLSVWGRRPPTFPLRMGQTTTNLPSPYRADDHQPSLSV